In the genome of Dermacentor variabilis isolate Ectoservices chromosome 5, ASM5094787v1, whole genome shotgun sequence, one region contains:
- the LOC142581812 gene encoding acid-sensing ion channel 4-A-like, translating into MRKGPFTCFYLTARMNLHSSTVVRVLVWLCCMCGFLYQTSEIIEMYRRYPFTVTIIEEVRQNIIFPGLTVCVESWINTSRLCELYPNACTVEAQTLAEDVYQVQFEPEMRQRIALEQRDLFRCSMRSTVSSCFSFNCLEVMRMTYFRSPASMCYTVDANQWADRNHRFHKCNVPWTWELSLRAAWSPAKVLQLQSTDKLPLVIHRSETCPPDRLSSITVKPGLTYTVSVAQQTVRRLPPPFASKCSDYKAAGKKDEFLGYLTQDLCIQECLIKQEMKTCRCIRPQHEYGSNFKAPTCSYQNTAICDKQITNKTLTKCMKKCGAPCEETSYDVRLTSLGEDRKEKERNSFSVYVKFSSDSQKIFEYQPKLTVIEAFGYMGGYIGMWLGLSLYSVITNAEQWLRRFFIQKALKKKASLEMTNTQQPRIFTTGGYPAWSTNSRSGDLASNRNVATSEKTLLQPRY; encoded by the exons ATGCGTAAAGGCCCGTTCACTTGTTTTTATTTAACAGCCAGGATGAACTTGCATTCATCAACGGTGGTGCGGGTGCTGGTATGGCTGTGCTGCATGTGCGGCTTCTTGTACCAAACGTCGGAGATAATCGAGATGTACCGGCGCTACCCGTTCACGGTCACCATCATCGAGGAAGTGCGTCAGAACATAATCTTTCCTGGATTAACCGTGTGCGTTGAGAGCTG GATCAACACATCGCGGCTGTGCGAGCTGTACCCGAATGCGTGCACCGTTGAAGCTCAG ACGCTGGCTGAAGATGTCTACCAGGTTCAGTTCGAGCCTGAAATGCGTCAGCGCATCGCTTTGGAGCAGCGCGACCTGTTCCGTTGCAGCATGCGCTCCACTGTGAGCTCCTGCTTCTCCTTCAACTGCCTCGAAGT GATGAGGATGACGTATTTCCGATCCCCAGCTTCCATGTGTTACACGGTGGACGCGAATCAGTGGGCGGACCGGAATCACCGCTTTCATAAATGCAACGTGCCTTGGACCTGGG agctttctctccgcGCCGCGTGGTCGCCGGCCAAAGTTCTGCAGCTGCAGAGTACGGACAAGCTACCCCTGGTCATTCACCGGTCGGAGACATGTCCACCAGACAGACTATCATCCATCACGGTCAAGCCGGGACTCACGTATACTGTCTCCGTGGCACAG CAAACAGTTCGTCGCCTGCCACCTCCATTCGCATCAAAATGTTCGGATTACAAGGCCGCCGGAAAGAAGGACGAGTTCCTGGGCTATCTAACTCAAGAT TTGTGCATTCAAGAGTGCCTcataaaacaagaaatgaaaacatgtCGCTGCATCAGGCCTCAGCACGAGTATGGCTCCAATTTTAAAGCGCCGACGTGCAGTTACCAGAATACGG CCATCTGCGACAAACAGATCACGAACAAGACTTTAACGAAATGCATGAAGAAGTGTGGAGCACCATGCGA AGAGACGTCGTACGATGTCCGTCTTACAAGCCTGGGAGAAGACCGG aaagagaaagaaag GAATTCGTTTTCAGTGTACGTGAAGTTCTCCTCCGACTCTCAGAAAATTTTTGAGTACCAACCAAAGCTCACG GTCATCGAAGCGTTCGGTTACATGGGAGGATACATCGGCATGTGGCTAGGGCTGTCTCTGTACTCTGTCATCACCAATGCCGAGCAATGGCTGAGGAGGTTCTTCATTCAGAAAGCTCTGAAAAAGAAGGCGTCTCTAGAAAT gACCAATACACAGCAGCCGCGGATTTTCACCACAGGTGGCTACCCCGCTTGGAG CACAAACTCACGTTCTGGTGATCTGGCAAGCAATCGGAATGTCGCCACCAGCGAGAAGACCTTGTTACAGCCTCGGTACTAA